A DNA window from [Chlorobium] sp. 445 contains the following coding sequences:
- the dacB gene encoding D-alanyl-D-alanine carboxypeptidase/D-alanyl-D-alanine-endopeptidase translates to MWRPLCYPLMLSTAVWFVLLTQPVLVGAQVIFQKEMFAHKTLPRRSKEEQQKVKALKQDLEQLFADPSMQHVLWGVRIESLSRKEVLFKQLSEKNFIPASNQKLLTVAAALTYLDTAFCYSTSVFARGSLVRTPDNIGALNGDLIVTSDGNPCLSGKWLQPEVPDNPSPTKFFEAVADSLLKAGISVIKGNLIGDDSAFEISQTSQDWFGGDGDYATGLEWDDLSYGMAAPISALSFNENSILVQAFPADTVGKAPVIVLTPATGFVSIQNNAVTSAKNARRTLMITRAIGTNTIVISGELPITQKRGYSEKIAIEKPAMYFLTVLTETLSQKGIRIEGEIRRKLPHENFARDSLRLIARYTSPPLIEIFKLSAKGK, encoded by the coding sequence ATGTGGCGACCCCTTTGCTATCCGCTTATGCTAAGTACTGCGGTCTGGTTTGTGCTTCTGACTCAGCCCGTGCTCGTGGGTGCGCAGGTGATTTTCCAAAAAGAAATGTTTGCGCACAAAACGCTCCCACGGCGCTCCAAAGAAGAACAGCAGAAAGTCAAAGCCTTGAAGCAAGACTTGGAGCAACTGTTTGCAGACCCTTCAATGCAACACGTGCTCTGGGGTGTGCGCATTGAATCACTTAGCCGTAAAGAAGTCTTGTTCAAACAGCTTAGCGAAAAGAATTTTATTCCTGCCTCTAACCAAAAACTTTTGACCGTCGCTGCCGCATTGACTTACCTTGACACCGCCTTTTGTTACTCAACATCTGTTTTCGCAAGAGGCAGTCTGGTACGCACACCCGACAACATCGGTGCCCTGAACGGCGACCTGATTGTGACCAGCGATGGTAACCCTTGCCTCTCAGGTAAATGGCTTCAACCAGAAGTGCCTGATAATCCTTCCCCGACAAAATTTTTCGAGGCAGTTGCTGATAGCTTGCTCAAAGCCGGCATTTCAGTCATCAAAGGCAATTTGATTGGCGACGACAGCGCCTTCGAGATCTCGCAAACTTCACAAGATTGGTTCGGCGGCGATGGCGACTACGCTACAGGCTTGGAATGGGATGATCTGTCCTACGGTATGGCAGCACCAATTTCTGCACTGTCATTCAATGAAAATTCAATTCTCGTGCAAGCCTTCCCAGCCGATACCGTAGGCAAAGCGCCAGTAATTGTGCTCACGCCTGCAACAGGATTTGTGTCCATTCAAAATAATGCTGTAACCTCAGCGAAAAATGCACGCCGCACTCTGATGATCACACGTGCGATTGGAACAAACACTATTGTCATTTCAGGTGAATTGCCTATCACACAAAAGCGTGGATACAGCGAAAAAATTGCAATCGAAAAGCCCGCAATGTATTTTCTGACAGTGCTAACTGAAACACTCTCGCAAAAGGGAATTCGCATTGAAGGAGAAATTCGACGCAAACTTCCGCACGAAAACTTTGCACGCGATTCCCTGCGACTCATAGCACGCTATACTTCACCCCCGCTCATTGAAATTTTTAAGCTATCTGCAAAAGGAAAGTAG
- the scpB gene encoding SMC-Scp complex subunit ScpB, with the protein MPFETPQGYEQNGTAAPLDAALEAQKDAQNENGVESSQAEPLEVQRDAQEILLRQDCKQQIEALIFASDEALPVKIIRQAIGQERFTDLDIEQMIDELNQDYERTGRTFRIRHIAQGYRFLTEKQFHPTIQKLMQPKLQRRLSQAALETLAIIAYRQPISKAEIEAIRGTNADYVIRMLLERNLIEVCGRGEGVGKPLLYGTTKEFLDYFNLGSLSDLPKPREIEELMRETEAQLFVQQEMNARLKVEFDKDDKKSADSDED; encoded by the coding sequence ATGCCTTTTGAGACGCCGCAAGGCTATGAGCAAAATGGAACTGCGGCACCTTTAGATGCAGCGCTTGAAGCGCAGAAAGATGCTCAGAACGAAAATGGCGTTGAGTCAAGCCAAGCGGAACCCTTAGAAGTGCAAAGAGACGCGCAGGAAATTTTACTTCGCCAAGATTGCAAGCAGCAAATTGAAGCCTTGATTTTTGCAAGCGATGAAGCGTTACCAGTTAAAATCATTCGCCAAGCGATTGGTCAAGAAAGATTCACCGATTTGGATATTGAGCAGATGATTGATGAACTCAATCAAGACTATGAACGCACAGGACGCACGTTTCGGATTCGCCATATTGCACAAGGGTATCGATTTCTTACAGAGAAACAGTTTCACCCCACGATTCAAAAACTGATGCAGCCAAAGTTGCAGCGCAGGCTTTCACAAGCAGCATTAGAGACGCTGGCAATTATTGCTTACCGTCAGCCGATTTCAAAAGCTGAAATTGAAGCCATACGCGGCACAAATGCTGACTATGTGATTCGAATGCTCTTAGAGCGCAATTTGATTGAAGTCTGCGGACGCGGCGAAGGTGTCGGTAAGCCACTCCTCTATGGCACAACCAAGGAATTTTTGGACTATTTCAACTTAGGCTCACTTTCGGATTTGCCTAAGCCGCGCGAAATCGAAGAACTGATGCGTGAAACTGAAGCGCAGCTGTTTGTGCAACAGGAAATGAATGCGCGTCTCAAAGTCGAGTTCGATAAAGACGACAAAAAGTCTGCTGATAGCGATGAAGACTAG
- a CDS encoding pseudouridine synthase, with translation MKTSTATERKKQRRSTRKTNSDVSRLVPQAAASAKVQTRTQRKTEQSELIRLNKFISLCGVASRRKADELIANGEVIVNGNVVRELGFKIHRFKDEVIVEGKRLQEPKRKLYILLNKPKDVITTNSDERQRKTVVDIVGLDERVYPVGRLDRNTTGALLLTNDGEFANKLMHPAHGIEKEYLATLDKKFLRADLPKLTGGLRLKDTGEKVSPCKAKILGDGSVVWIALSEGKNRQVHRMFWSLGYEVKKLERIRYAGLGIEGLRRGEWRYLSAAEVAHLCARLDKET, from the coding sequence ATGAAGACTAGTACTGCAACTGAACGCAAGAAGCAACGCCGTTCGACACGCAAGACAAATTCAGATGTAAGCCGTCTTGTGCCACAAGCAGCAGCAAGTGCTAAGGTTCAGACGCGTACCCAACGCAAAACAGAGCAGAGCGAACTGATTCGCCTAAACAAGTTTATTTCGCTCTGTGGTGTAGCGTCACGGCGTAAAGCCGATGAACTGATTGCAAATGGCGAGGTCATCGTCAATGGCAATGTGGTCAGGGAACTGGGCTTCAAAATCCACCGCTTCAAAGACGAGGTGATTGTCGAAGGTAAGCGACTTCAAGAGCCGAAGCGAAAGTTGTATATTCTACTCAATAAGCCCAAAGATGTTATAACGACAAATAGCGATGAGCGGCAACGAAAGACGGTGGTGGATATCGTGGGTCTTGATGAGCGTGTCTATCCTGTTGGACGATTAGATCGCAATACGACGGGCGCTTTGCTCCTGACCAACGATGGTGAGTTTGCAAATAAACTCATGCACCCAGCACACGGCATTGAGAAAGAGTATCTGGCAACACTTGATAAAAAATTTCTGCGCGCTGACCTGCCGAAACTCACTGGGGGACTGCGTTTGAAAGATACAGGTGAAAAGGTAAGCCCATGCAAAGCCAAAATTTTGGGCGATGGTTCTGTGGTGTGGATAGCATTAAGTGAAGGGAAAAATCGTCAAGTGCACCGCATGTTCTGGTCACTGGGTTATGAGGTCAAAAAACTTGAGCGCATTCGCTATGCAGGCTTAGGTATTGAGGGCTTAAGGCGAGGGGAGTGGCGATACCTTTCAGCTGCAGAAGTAGCGCATCTTTGCGCACGCTTAGACAAAGAGACATAG
- the dacB gene encoding D-alanyl-D-alanine carboxypeptidase/D-alanyl-D-alanine-endopeptidase: MLHPRSLKFLSYLQKESSNYLSEQVLRTVGAAYQGGSKGSLEAGLQAIRKVLSMAGVKFDEFLGFDASGLSRKNRISPDAIVSLLRWLYNSNKFENFLKTLAIAGYDGTLIDRLRKTAAEKRIFAKTGYLSGVRTLSGYLYGENGEWFAFSLMAMNFTQARRNIEELQDKVLEMLANFAAKPVPAEVPAASTAP; this comes from the coding sequence ATACTTCACCCCCGCTCATTGAAATTTTTAAGCTATCTGCAAAAGGAAAGTAGCAACTATCTCTCAGAACAAGTTTTGCGCACTGTTGGTGCGGCTTATCAAGGTGGCAGCAAAGGCTCACTGGAAGCAGGATTGCAAGCTATACGCAAAGTCCTCTCAATGGCAGGTGTCAAGTTCGATGAATTTCTAGGCTTCGATGCAAGCGGACTGAGCCGTAAAAACCGCATCTCCCCTGATGCGATTGTGAGCCTGCTGCGCTGGTTGTACAATTCCAATAAATTCGAAAACTTCCTTAAAACGCTGGCAATTGCAGGCTACGATGGGACACTAATAGATCGACTGCGAAAGACTGCAGCCGAAAAGCGCATCTTTGCCAAAACAGGTTATCTCTCTGGTGTGCGCACACTCTCTGGCTATCTCTATGGCGAAAATGGCGAATGGTTTGCCTTCTCACTGATGGCAATGAACTTCACACAAGCACGGCGTAACATCGAAGAATTGCAAGACAAAGTCTTGGAAATGCTTGCCAACTTTGCTGCAAAGCCTGTGCCCGCCGAAGTGCCCGCCGCATCTACTGCACCTTGA
- a CDS encoding Holliday junction resolvase RuvX — protein sequence MTTIKKRILAIDYGTKRIGLAKSDPLCLFAQPVGTFSESELYKQIQLILDQDGIEKILVGYPTSGDGSANRMTSVVNAFIERLHQHFPTLPIERIAEFGSSKKAMQILIASGVSRKERHIKGRLDKAAAAILLQTYLEQR from the coding sequence ATGACAACAATCAAAAAAAGGATTCTGGCAATTGACTACGGCACCAAACGAATTGGCTTAGCCAAAAGTGATCCGCTTTGTCTCTTTGCGCAACCTGTCGGCACCTTCAGTGAATCTGAACTTTACAAGCAAATCCAGTTGATTCTTGATCAAGATGGCATTGAAAAAATCTTGGTGGGCTATCCTACCAGCGGCGATGGTTCTGCTAACCGAATGACAAGTGTTGTTAATGCTTTTATTGAGCGCTTGCACCAGCACTTCCCCACGCTTCCAATTGAGCGCATTGCAGAATTTGGCTCTTCAAAAAAAGCCATGCAGATTCTGATTGCTAGCGGTGTCTCTCGCAAAGAGCGTCACATCAAGGGCAGACTCGATAAAGCCGCCGCCGCAATTTTGCTTCAAACTTACTTAGAGCAACGCTAA
- a CDS encoding tRNA (N6-isopentenyl adenosine(37)-C2)-methylthiotransferase MiaB yields MSELRLPTLNIVAGSREVAPDGQETFVALSKRSVYDGTKGKVYIETYGCQMNFSDSEIVASVLYQDGYSTTDRIEEADVIFLNTCAIREHAELKIHHRLNALKPYKRRNPKLVIGVLGCMAERLKAKLFEEEKIVDLIAGPDAYRSIPELLALAETGQKAANVFLSLEETYADITPVRREGISAFVSIMRGCDNMCSFCVVPFTRGRERSRPVVSILNEIQQLSDEGFKEVTLLGQNVNSYYDADSGVDFAELMYRVSLINSAMRIRFTTSHPKDISEDLIQVMRERPNLCKFIHLPVQSGATSVLSRMNRNHTREDYLKKIEMIRAKIPECSLSTDIITGFCGETEAEHQETLSLLNEVRYDYAFTFIYSERPNTPAAKRLADDVPLDIKQRRLAEIIQLQQRISLELYQQSIGKTYEVLIEGDSKRSCEHWMGRTDTNRVVVFPKTGESVGDVVSVKITGATSATLFGERV; encoded by the coding sequence ATGTCAGAACTTCGGTTGCCTACGCTCAACATCGTTGCTGGCTCACGCGAAGTCGCGCCTGATGGGCAAGAGACTTTCGTAGCGCTCTCTAAGCGCTCAGTGTATGATGGTACAAAAGGTAAAGTCTACATTGAAACTTATGGCTGCCAGATGAATTTTTCTGATTCGGAAATTGTCGCCTCTGTGCTCTATCAAGATGGCTACAGCACCACCGACCGCATTGAGGAAGCCGATGTCATTTTTCTTAATACCTGTGCGATTCGTGAGCATGCCGAGCTTAAAATTCATCATCGGCTCAATGCGCTTAAGCCTTACAAGCGGCGCAATCCGAAGTTGGTTATTGGCGTCCTCGGCTGTATGGCAGAGCGACTGAAAGCTAAGCTCTTCGAAGAAGAAAAAATCGTCGATCTTATTGCAGGTCCAGACGCTTACCGCTCAATTCCAGAGCTGCTTGCACTTGCTGAAACAGGGCAAAAAGCCGCTAATGTGTTTCTCTCACTTGAAGAAACCTATGCCGACATTACGCCAGTGCGCCGTGAAGGCATCAGTGCCTTCGTCTCCATTATGCGCGGCTGCGACAACATGTGCTCGTTTTGCGTCGTACCTTTCACACGCGGTCGTGAGCGCTCTCGACCTGTGGTGTCAATTCTAAACGAAATTCAACAACTCTCTGACGAGGGCTTCAAAGAAGTAACCTTACTCGGTCAAAACGTGAATTCCTACTACGATGCAGACAGTGGTGTAGACTTTGCTGAGCTGATGTATCGTGTTAGCCTTATCAATAGCGCCATGCGCATTCGTTTTACGACCTCGCACCCGAAGGACATTTCTGAAGACCTTATCCAGGTGATGAGAGAACGTCCGAATCTGTGCAAGTTCATTCATCTGCCTGTTCAGTCTGGCGCTACAAGCGTGCTTAGCCGAATGAACCGCAACCACACGCGCGAGGACTATCTCAAAAAAATTGAGATGATTCGTGCCAAAATCCCAGAGTGCTCACTTTCAACGGACATTATCACTGGCTTTTGTGGCGAAACTGAAGCAGAGCATCAAGAGACACTTTCGCTCCTAAATGAAGTGCGCTACGATTACGCTTTTACCTTTATCTACTCTGAGCGACCCAACACGCCTGCGGCCAAAAGACTGGCAGATGATGTGCCGTTGGACATCAAACAGCGTCGCCTTGCTGAAATTATTCAACTGCAACAGCGCATTTCACTTGAGCTCTATCAGCAATCCATTGGCAAGACCTATGAAGTTTTGATTGAAGGTGATAGCAAACGCTCATGCGAGCACTGGATGGGGCGCACGGATACGAACCGAGTAGTCGTCTTTCCCAAAACAGGAGAATCTGTTGGAGATGTGGTTTCGGTCAAAATTACAGGTGCAACTTCTGCCACACTCTTCGGCGAGCGTGTCTAG